The following coding sequences are from one Bradyrhizobium sp. 200 window:
- a CDS encoding LLM class flavin-dependent oxidoreductase translates to MIKPWIFEFMHAPHPADGGSLLPSTVTTVFNESYAFWLEAERLGFEGIFFSEHHFGHSLSPSPNLVIAAVSRHTSRLRLGTMGNVVPLYEPWRIIEELTMLDHLTNGRLEIGFAAGVPQELQRIGLGMEEARERFNEALEILDAALINPIVNHSGKYWKLKSLSLMPGVFLQHAPPKWTTVVSTGSAQKSAQRRSKICTGFESVSRISEIFDVYRSECARLGLPAGPDQLAVRRNISISRDAAEAREEANAAKEATLKVVAGDPRVVKNAASTLDAPKAGAGFSLHDDDYIAGTPAQVAEQVIDQCRKCGAGHLLAMLGRSISPRRRESLALFGEEVIPLMRRAQIG, encoded by the coding sequence GTGTTCAACGAAAGTTACGCATTCTGGCTGGAAGCCGAGCGGCTGGGCTTCGAAGGAATATTCTTCAGCGAGCACCACTTCGGTCATTCATTGAGCCCCTCGCCCAATCTCGTGATCGCGGCGGTCTCTCGCCACACCAGCCGGCTGCGCCTGGGAACGATGGGAAACGTCGTGCCGCTCTATGAACCGTGGCGCATCATCGAAGAACTGACGATGCTGGATCACCTGACAAACGGACGCCTCGAGATCGGCTTTGCAGCCGGCGTGCCGCAGGAACTGCAGCGGATAGGCCTGGGAATGGAGGAGGCCCGTGAGCGGTTCAACGAGGCTCTGGAAATACTTGATGCTGCCCTGATCAACCCCATCGTCAACCACAGTGGAAAGTACTGGAAGCTCAAGAGCCTCAGCCTGATGCCGGGCGTTTTCCTGCAGCACGCGCCGCCGAAATGGACAACCGTCGTAAGCACCGGGTCCGCGCAGAAATCAGCCCAAAGACGGTCCAAGATTTGCACCGGCTTCGAATCCGTCTCTCGCATATCGGAAATCTTCGACGTCTATCGAAGTGAATGTGCCCGGTTGGGACTGCCGGCAGGCCCTGATCAGCTCGCAGTCCGGCGCAATATCTCCATTTCACGTGATGCCGCCGAGGCACGAGAAGAAGCCAATGCGGCGAAGGAAGCGACTCTGAAGGTCGTGGCTGGCGATCCCCGCGTCGTCAAGAATGCGGCGTCAACGCTCGATGCGCCAAAGGCTGGAGCCGGATTTTCCTTGCATGACGACGACTATATCGCCGGCACGCCGGCGCAAGTCGCCGAGCAAGTGATCGATCAATGCCGCAAATGCGGTGCAGGTCATTTACTCGCGATGCTGGGCAGGAGCATTTCGCCGCGTCGCCGCGAATCGCTCGCCCTGTTTGGCGAGGAGGTCATTCCCCTAATGCGCCGCGCGCAGATCGGTTGA
- a CDS encoding NAD(P)H-dependent oxidoreductase, giving the protein MIQDRPLILGIGGTPRHGSSSERALAVSLKAAENKGARTILLSGAELLLPMYMPGQQQSDRASRLLTALRECHGIIISSPAYHGSISGLIKNALDYAEELRADARAYLDGIPVGCIACAGGWQAVGQTLGALRTIAHSLRGWPTPLGAMLNTSTALFDAEGNCIDMAIQRQLETVGHQVIDFVRTQRLGTQRAQSIAIDARVEP; this is encoded by the coding sequence ATGATCCAGGATAGACCTCTCATTCTCGGAATTGGCGGCACCCCGCGGCATGGGTCGTCATCCGAACGCGCGCTCGCGGTCAGCCTCAAGGCGGCCGAAAATAAGGGCGCCAGGACAATTCTTCTGTCCGGCGCAGAACTGCTTCTGCCGATGTATATGCCCGGGCAGCAGCAATCGGACCGGGCTTCACGCCTCCTCACCGCACTTCGTGAATGCCACGGCATTATTATCTCTTCCCCTGCTTACCACGGATCAATATCCGGCTTGATCAAGAACGCCCTCGATTACGCAGAAGAACTCAGGGCGGACGCGCGCGCTTACCTGGACGGAATTCCAGTCGGCTGCATCGCATGTGCCGGCGGGTGGCAGGCAGTTGGCCAGACATTAGGCGCACTGAGGACGATTGCTCACTCGCTCAGGGGCTGGCCTACACCCCTTGGTGCGATGTTGAACACGTCCACAGCCCTGTTCGACGCTGAAGGCAATTGTATCGATATGGCAATCCAACGCCAGCTCGAGACGGTGGGGCACCAAGTGATCGACTTCGTGCGCACGCAACGTCTCGGCACACAGAGAGCACAATCCATCGCGATAGACGCAAGGGTCGAACCATAG
- a CDS encoding alpha/beta hydrolase, which produces MTFETIRFEIDGVDTVIKVIGKGPAVLALHGAATIEGHEWARGLADRFRIYLPFHPGFGESGPAPHICGMQDLIVHNLRLIASLGLDRPHLMGHSMGGWMAAEIAAIAGERFARLVLNAPAGLNHPDHRGADMTKIAPQDLPQYLAHRTEVAAQYFPGGALAPPAEQFIAARERESKAMSNIRKSHDVGHPNLRRWLSRIPNETLILWGDRDRVALASQAELWAREIPKARIHIVSGVGHFAMQEDPTCITAIGDFLAG; this is translated from the coding sequence GTGACATTCGAAACGATAAGGTTCGAAATAGATGGCGTCGACACGGTGATAAAAGTCATCGGAAAAGGCCCGGCTGTCCTGGCGCTTCACGGCGCAGCAACAATCGAGGGGCATGAATGGGCACGGGGTTTGGCCGACAGGTTTCGGATCTATCTGCCGTTTCATCCCGGCTTCGGCGAAAGCGGGCCTGCGCCGCATATCTGCGGGATGCAGGATTTGATCGTTCATAACCTGCGGCTCATCGCATCACTGGGTCTGGATCGGCCGCACCTCATGGGGCATTCCATGGGCGGGTGGATGGCGGCGGAAATTGCCGCGATCGCCGGCGAACGTTTTGCCCGTCTGGTGCTCAATGCGCCTGCCGGGCTCAACCACCCTGATCATCGCGGCGCCGACATGACTAAAATCGCCCCGCAGGATTTGCCACAATACCTGGCTCATCGAACGGAAGTCGCGGCCCAATACTTTCCTGGAGGCGCGCTAGCTCCTCCGGCAGAACAGTTCATTGCGGCAAGGGAGCGGGAAAGCAAAGCGATGAGCAATATTCGGAAGTCCCACGACGTGGGACATCCGAATCTCCGCCGATGGCTAAGCCGGATTCCCAACGAAACTCTTATTCTATGGGGCGACAGGGACAGAGTAGCACTTGCCAGCCAGGCAGAGCTCTGGGCGAGAGAGATTCCGAAAGCACGCATCCATATTGTGTCCGGTGTCGGGCACTTCGCCATGCAGGAAGACCCGACCTGTATCACGGCGATTGGCGATTTCCTCGCGGGTTGA
- a CDS encoding tripartite tricarboxylate transporter substrate binding protein, producing MRAIVIALAFVVSLISTSLAQTWPTHSIRLVVNFPPGGAADLLARLIGQSLSETFGQPVVVENKGGANGNLGGEMVARSAPDGYTLLMSSGGMVAINPHLYASMSFDPAKDLVPVASVARVPFYLVVRTENPASDFKAFVADLKANPGKRNFGSPGIGSSPHLAAEMLKKMTGTEAVHVPYRGAAPALNDLLAGQIDFLFDPGIAIEHVKAGKLRALAIGSLQRSPQLPGVPTLEELGLTGFDADAIFGVYAPAGTPRDIITRLNTEIGRALATAALRERIAAVGNVPATMSPDEFGERAREDSKRFGAIIRERGIKADN from the coding sequence ATGAGGGCCATTGTAATCGCGCTCGCTTTCGTCGTGAGCTTGATATCCACATCGCTGGCACAAACGTGGCCTACCCATTCCATTCGACTCGTCGTCAACTTCCCTCCAGGAGGGGCCGCCGACCTGCTTGCGCGCTTGATAGGTCAGTCCCTCAGTGAAACCTTTGGCCAGCCGGTGGTCGTCGAAAACAAGGGCGGCGCCAACGGGAATCTCGGCGGAGAAATGGTGGCCCGATCCGCGCCCGATGGCTACACCTTGCTCATGTCGTCAGGCGGTATGGTCGCGATCAATCCGCATCTCTATGCCAGCATGTCTTTCGACCCGGCGAAGGATCTCGTTCCCGTCGCTTCCGTCGCGCGTGTCCCGTTCTATCTCGTCGTTCGGACAGAAAATCCGGCGTCGGATTTCAAGGCGTTTGTCGCCGATCTCAAGGCCAACCCGGGAAAACGCAATTTCGGATCGCCCGGAATCGGCAGCTCTCCGCATCTTGCGGCGGAAATGCTCAAGAAGATGACCGGCACGGAGGCCGTACATGTGCCTTATCGTGGCGCAGCACCAGCGCTCAACGATCTGCTTGCAGGGCAGATCGACTTCCTGTTCGACCCCGGTATCGCCATCGAGCACGTGAAAGCCGGCAAGCTGCGGGCCCTCGCAATTGGAAGCCTGCAGCGCTCGCCGCAACTTCCCGGGGTGCCGACGTTGGAGGAGCTCGGCCTCACCGGCTTTGACGCGGACGCCATTTTTGGCGTTTACGCACCTGCCGGAACCCCACGTGACATCATCACGCGTTTGAATACGGAGATTGGTCGGGCGCTTGCAACTGCCGCATTGAGAGAACGCATAGCGGCAGTCGGCAATGTCCCTGCGACGATGTCCCCCGACGAGTTCGGGGAAAGAGCCCGCGAGGATTCCAAACGGTTCGGCGCAATCATCCGGGAACGGGGAATCAAGGCCGACAACTAG
- a CDS encoding FAD-dependent oxidoreductase translates to MPTPPSDCSVLIVGGGPCGLMLANELGRRGVTAILVDQKSTTAFNPQANATQARTMEHFRRLGIAGEIRALGLPPNFPTDIAYFTRYAKHELARFKLPSAREAVERVKQLSGSWSAAELPHRVSQKFVEQVLRRHAEALPGISVHYGWRLTRFSETAEGIEADIERVSDGKAHRIRSEFLVGADGPRSTVRQALGFQYTGEEGAVRDFFGGRMFAIYLRAREFYQAVPHPPAWMNVTFNHERRAFMAAVDGKGEFAFHTQLRPHEVEGEITRERALAMFQEAVGAPIQAEILSQGTWIAGYALVADRFQRGRAFVAGDAAHLFTPAGGLGYNTAIEDAVNLGWKLAATIRGSGGPDLLASYEAERQPNARRNTAYARQFADSLGTFVPVPEIEDETSDGAKARGLAGIYLEAHGKAEFNIPGITFGARYYTSPITVSDGTEPPPDAANLYVPSACPGGRAPHLWLSPEQSLYDRFGFEWTLLRLSNRADGRQIAAAASALGLDMKVVDLRSDEARDLYRADLVLIRPDQIVAWRGNSDEAATDILRRVLGQE, encoded by the coding sequence ATGCCCACACCTCCAAGCGACTGCTCAGTGCTCATCGTCGGCGGCGGCCCGTGTGGCCTCATGCTCGCCAACGAGCTCGGGCGGCGCGGCGTGACAGCCATTCTCGTTGATCAGAAGTCGACCACGGCTTTCAATCCGCAAGCCAACGCAACGCAAGCCCGCACCATGGAGCATTTTCGGCGATTGGGGATCGCCGGTGAAATCCGCGCCCTGGGCCTGCCGCCCAACTTTCCGACCGACATCGCCTATTTCACCCGTTACGCAAAGCACGAACTCGCGCGCTTCAAGCTGCCATCAGCGCGCGAGGCGGTCGAGCGCGTGAAACAGCTCTCAGGATCGTGGAGCGCCGCCGAGCTGCCCCATCGCGTGTCCCAGAAATTCGTCGAACAGGTGCTGAGGCGGCATGCCGAAGCTCTGCCTGGAATCTCGGTTCACTATGGCTGGCGGCTCACCCGTTTCAGCGAAACGGCCGAGGGCATCGAGGCCGATATCGAACGGGTGAGCGATGGCAAGGCGCATCGGATTCGTTCTGAATTTCTTGTCGGCGCCGATGGTCCGCGCAGCACGGTGCGACAGGCGCTCGGTTTCCAGTACACCGGTGAGGAAGGCGCCGTGCGCGACTTCTTCGGCGGGCGTATGTTTGCGATCTACCTGCGTGCGCGGGAATTCTATCAGGCTGTGCCGCATCCGCCCGCCTGGATGAACGTCACCTTCAATCATGAACGTCGGGCCTTCATGGCGGCGGTCGACGGCAAGGGCGAGTTTGCCTTCCATACCCAATTGCGTCCCCACGAGGTGGAAGGCGAGATCACGCGGGAACGCGCGCTCGCGATGTTTCAGGAAGCCGTTGGCGCGCCGATCCAGGCCGAAATCCTGTCGCAAGGCACCTGGATTGCCGGCTATGCGCTCGTGGCTGACCGGTTCCAGCGCGGCCGCGCTTTTGTCGCCGGCGATGCCGCGCATCTGTTCACCCCTGCCGGCGGACTTGGCTACAACACCGCCATCGAGGACGCGGTGAATCTTGGCTGGAAACTCGCAGCCACAATCCGCGGGAGCGGCGGTCCTGATCTGCTCGCGAGCTACGAGGCCGAGCGGCAACCGAACGCCAGACGCAACACGGCTTACGCGCGGCAGTTTGCCGACTCGCTGGGAACGTTCGTGCCCGTCCCGGAGATTGAGGACGAGACATCCGACGGTGCGAAAGCACGCGGCCTGGCCGGCATCTATCTTGAAGCCCACGGCAAGGCCGAATTCAACATCCCTGGAATCACCTTCGGCGCGCGATACTACACTTCGCCCATCACGGTTTCGGACGGAACGGAACCGCCGCCGGATGCGGCCAACCTGTATGTTCCCTCCGCCTGTCCCGGCGGACGTGCACCTCATTTGTGGCTGTCCCCAGAGCAATCCCTCTACGACCGCTTCGGCTTTGAATGGACCCTGCTGCGGCTTTCCAACCGCGCCGACGGGCGACAGATTGCAGCGGCGGCTAGTGCCTTGGGGCTCGACATGAAAGTCGTCGATCTCCGATCGGATGAAGCGCGAGATCTTTACCGGGCCGACCTCGTCTTGATCAGGCCGGATCAGATTGTCGCATGGCGCGGCAACAGCGATGAAGCTGCGACGGATATCCTCCGGCGCGTTCTCGGCCAGGAATGA
- a CDS encoding intradiol ring-cleavage dioxygenase has protein sequence MRNSNESTITDAVIERIKDAPDARVKVISASLIRHLHDFVRDVRLTEAEWSYAIDFLTRTGKTCDGNRQEFILLSDTLGVSMLVDAINHATPGATETTVLGPFYVENPPEYPSGADIRGTLEGDPLYVHGRVTSAGGAPLPNAVVDVWHSDKEGYYDVQHLEQTEGLAGRARLHTDADGVYRFWSIKPAAYPIPYDGPVGDMLTAQARHPWRPAHVHFMIEAPDHEKLTTHVFVKGDQYLDSDAVFGVKDSLIGDFVRHEAGKASDGRILDVPFFTLGYDFVLRQRS, from the coding sequence ATGAGGAATTCCAACGAATCCACTATCACTGACGCCGTTATCGAGCGCATCAAGGACGCCCCCGATGCGCGGGTCAAAGTGATCAGCGCGTCGCTGATCCGCCACCTCCATGATTTCGTGCGCGATGTGCGCCTGACCGAAGCAGAATGGTCTTATGCGATTGATTTCCTGACACGCACCGGCAAGACCTGTGATGGCAATCGTCAGGAATTCATCCTGCTCTCCGACACGCTCGGCGTGTCGATGCTGGTCGACGCGATCAATCACGCAACTCCCGGCGCCACCGAAACCACCGTGCTCGGCCCATTCTATGTCGAGAATCCGCCGGAATACCCGTCAGGCGCCGATATCAGGGGGACGCTGGAAGGTGATCCTCTCTATGTTCACGGCCGGGTGACGTCTGCCGGAGGTGCTCCACTCCCGAATGCCGTCGTCGACGTGTGGCACTCCGACAAGGAGGGCTATTATGATGTACAGCACCTCGAGCAGACCGAAGGTCTTGCCGGCCGAGCGCGCCTGCACACCGACGCCGACGGCGTTTACCGCTTTTGGTCGATCAAGCCGGCAGCCTATCCGATCCCCTATGACGGCCCGGTCGGCGATATGCTCACAGCTCAAGCGCGCCATCCCTGGCGGCCGGCACATGTGCACTTCATGATCGAAGCGCCCGATCACGAGAAGCTCACAACTCACGTCTTCGTCAAGGGCGACCAATATCTGGATTCCGACGCTGTCTTTGGGGTCAAGGACTCATTGATCGGAGATTTCGTCCGCCATGAAGCAGGCAAAGCATCGGACGGACGCATACTGGATGTCCCCTTCTTCACATTGGGGTATGATTTCGTGCTGCGGCAAAGATCATGA
- a CDS encoding GntR family transcriptional regulator, which produces MKNTKVQRVPVTAAPLRQQVASNLRTAIIDGRFQPGERLKEGELCSWTGVSRTAVREALRQLEAEGIVDNIPNQGPVVARVSPDEARQHYEVRAMLEGLTAKTAAENISEAQIKELNKLKQNLDRAFKTGSVAKVLECKNQLDEFLMSVSSNNVVKGFVTVIRARLSYLRPIVLSQPERLKENAVEVHAIIDAIMARKPQAAWNAAVNHVNMGAKATLKILDQLEAAAARQAALDAEAALRAKRPRGRPRRDGMSSNPVGRVTV; this is translated from the coding sequence GTGAAAAACACCAAAGTTCAGCGCGTGCCGGTGACCGCGGCACCGCTTCGCCAACAAGTCGCGAGCAACCTCCGTACAGCGATCATCGATGGCCGATTCCAGCCGGGGGAGAGACTGAAGGAAGGTGAGCTGTGTTCATGGACGGGGGTAAGCAGAACGGCCGTGCGTGAGGCGCTGCGGCAGCTCGAGGCCGAAGGCATCGTCGACAACATTCCAAATCAAGGCCCGGTTGTCGCTCGCGTATCACCCGACGAGGCGCGTCAACACTATGAAGTACGAGCCATGCTGGAGGGCCTGACCGCGAAGACCGCTGCCGAGAATATCTCGGAAGCCCAGATCAAGGAACTAAACAAGCTCAAGCAAAACCTCGATCGGGCCTTCAAGACGGGCAGCGTGGCCAAGGTGCTCGAGTGCAAGAACCAGCTCGATGAGTTCCTCATGAGCGTTTCTTCCAACAATGTTGTCAAAGGCTTTGTGACCGTCATACGTGCTCGGCTGAGCTATCTTCGTCCAATTGTCTTGTCGCAGCCCGAACGGCTGAAAGAGAATGCTGTTGAGGTCCACGCGATCATCGACGCCATCATGGCCAGGAAGCCGCAGGCGGCGTGGAATGCTGCCGTTAACCACGTCAATATGGGTGCAAAGGCGACGCTAAAGATCCTCGACCAACTGGAGGCTGCCGCGGCGCGACAGGCGGCACTGGACGCCGAAGCCGCGCTTCGGGCCAAACGTCCGCGAGGACGTCCCAGACGCGATGGAATGTCAAGCAACCCGGTCGGGCGGGTGACTGTCTAG
- a CDS encoding tripartite tricarboxylate transporter substrate-binding protein, with amino-acid sequence MIAGALAVPFAARAQEWPSGQIKFIVPFPAGGTLDAIARLVQPGLQQRLGTTIIIENRVGAAGSIGAAAVAKSPPDGRTWLFVFDTHATNPVMQPSLPYDSETDLDPVMLVGTAPNIVACQPSRPYQTLAELIATSKAKSGGFTFASAGTGSLGHLTMLQLGKRTGAQWTHVAYKGAAPAVNDAIGGHVDMIIAATTVLNSQIESKMLRPLAQTGATRHPTLPDVPTLVESGYPDLDATPWWGLYAPAKTPKAMIERFNAEMAAALKEESVSQKIKAMGLTIVASDPAYMRSFYTKQAQIWGEVVRESGLKAEGG; translated from the coding sequence GTGATCGCCGGGGCACTTGCGGTGCCCTTCGCCGCCAGAGCCCAGGAGTGGCCCTCGGGGCAGATAAAGTTCATCGTCCCGTTCCCGGCGGGAGGAACGCTCGACGCGATTGCGCGCCTGGTTCAGCCGGGCCTGCAGCAGAGACTCGGCACCACGATCATCATTGAAAACCGCGTCGGCGCCGCTGGCAGTATCGGCGCGGCTGCGGTCGCCAAATCGCCACCGGACGGGCGTACCTGGCTGTTCGTGTTCGATACGCACGCCACCAATCCGGTAATGCAGCCAAGTCTGCCCTACGATTCCGAGACGGATCTCGATCCGGTCATGCTGGTCGGCACGGCCCCGAACATCGTGGCGTGCCAGCCCTCGCGCCCGTATCAGACGCTGGCCGAGCTCATCGCCACCTCCAAGGCCAAATCAGGCGGATTCACTTTCGCGTCGGCTGGTACTGGCAGCCTTGGTCATCTGACCATGCTGCAGCTTGGTAAGCGGACCGGCGCGCAATGGACACACGTAGCGTACAAGGGTGCCGCGCCCGCGGTGAACGACGCCATCGGCGGTCACGTGGACATGATCATTGCTGCGACTACCGTGCTCAACAGCCAGATCGAATCCAAGATGCTGCGTCCTCTGGCCCAGACCGGGGCTACGCGTCACCCGACCCTTCCCGACGTGCCGACGCTCGTCGAAAGCGGCTATCCCGATCTGGATGCGACGCCGTGGTGGGGACTCTACGCGCCGGCGAAAACACCGAAGGCAATGATTGAACGCTTCAACGCCGAGATGGCCGCTGCTCTCAAAGAAGAGAGCGTTTCGCAGAAGATCAAGGCGATGGGGCTCACGATCGTGGCGAGCGATCCTGCCTACATGCGGAGTTTCTATACGAAACAGGCGCAGATCTGGGGAGAGGTCGTCCGGGAAAGTGGCCTCAAGGCGGAAGGTGGATAA
- a CDS encoding amidohydrolase family protein yields MRAVSAVALAMSGLLLSDIPAQAQNKDASKAVVLKGATLIDGLGGKPIADSVLVIKDGRISAAGDAKSVKVPAGAEVVDLKGKTIMPGMISNHSHIGIVKGLKASPDNYNREYILSQLRQWEAYGVTTITSLGLNAAEFYDLRADLHSGKAPGADIFGADRGIGVALGAPPVAIVPVGPSQVYRPDTPDAAREAIKEMAGRKTDLVKIWLDDFGKLLPVKVKPEVYGAAVDESHKNKLRVAFHINDLEDAQAALKAGGDIIAHGIRDKEVDGPTIDLMKKRAAWYVPTLALDDSNFIFADKPKVAADPFVNRALDPVVKTQLEDPAWQQKVHDAPGSERARKALAMNQKNLMTLYKAGINIGFGSDSGVGLRFPGVAEHRELDLMVEAGLTPLQALTIATSGAAKLLKLDDRGVLRAGKLADLVVLDADPTTDISNAHKISAVWHRGRPVAGSIATFAQR; encoded by the coding sequence ATGAGAGCCGTGTCGGCCGTTGCCTTGGCCATGTCGGGCCTGTTGCTATCGGACATCCCAGCACAGGCGCAAAACAAGGACGCTTCGAAAGCTGTCGTCCTGAAGGGCGCCACGCTGATCGATGGACTGGGTGGAAAGCCAATCGCAGATTCGGTTCTCGTCATTAAGGACGGCCGGATTTCAGCTGCTGGGGATGCGAAGTCGGTCAAGGTTCCAGCGGGGGCCGAGGTCGTGGACCTCAAGGGCAAGACCATCATGCCCGGCATGATTTCCAACCACTCCCACATCGGCATCGTAAAGGGGCTGAAGGCGAGCCCGGACAACTACAATCGCGAATACATCCTGTCGCAACTTCGGCAGTGGGAAGCCTATGGCGTGACGACCATTACGTCATTGGGGCTGAACGCGGCTGAATTTTACGATCTGCGAGCCGATTTGCATTCGGGCAAGGCGCCAGGCGCGGATATCTTCGGAGCGGACCGTGGCATTGGTGTTGCCTTGGGCGCGCCGCCTGTGGCGATCGTCCCGGTCGGACCGAGCCAGGTCTATCGGCCCGATACGCCGGACGCTGCACGGGAAGCCATCAAGGAAATGGCCGGACGCAAGACAGACCTGGTGAAGATCTGGCTCGACGACTTCGGAAAGCTCTTGCCTGTCAAGGTCAAGCCGGAGGTCTATGGGGCCGCCGTGGACGAGTCCCACAAGAACAAGCTTCGCGTCGCCTTCCACATCAATGATCTGGAAGACGCCCAGGCGGCCTTGAAAGCAGGTGGGGATATCATCGCGCATGGCATCCGGGACAAGGAAGTCGATGGGCCGACGATCGACCTCATGAAGAAGAGGGCGGCGTGGTACGTCCCGACCCTGGCGCTTGACGATTCGAACTTCATCTTCGCCGACAAGCCGAAGGTTGCCGCCGATCCATTCGTGAATCGAGCATTGGACCCGGTCGTCAAGACGCAGTTGGAAGATCCAGCCTGGCAACAAAAGGTTCACGACGCTCCGGGATCAGAGCGCGCGCGCAAGGCGCTGGCGATGAACCAGAAGAACCTGATGACCCTTTACAAGGCCGGCATCAACATCGGCTTCGGATCGGATTCCGGCGTCGGTCTCCGCTTCCCCGGCGTAGCCGAGCATCGCGAGCTTGATCTCATGGTCGAGGCCGGTCTTACGCCACTGCAGGCGCTGACGATTGCAACCAGCGGCGCCGCGAAGCTGCTCAAGCTCGACGATCGGGGCGTCTTGAGGGCCGGAAAGCTGGCCGATCTCGTCGTGCTCGATGCCGATCCTACGACCGATATCAGCAACGCCCACAAAATCTCGGCAGTCTGGCATCGCGGGCGGCCCGTTGCCGGTTCAATCGCAACGTTCGCGCAACGATAA
- a CDS encoding aldehyde dehydrogenase, translating to MKKYQMYIGGKWEDPASGEWFETLNPYTAEPWALIPRGNAEDAARAVQAAHRAMNVGPWPKLNATQRGALMRKLGDLIAANAERLAEIEVRDNGKLISEMRGQLNYIPQWYYYFGGLADKIQGSVIPIDKPNMFTYTKHEPVGVVVGIIPWNSPLMLVAWKLAPALAAGNTVVLKPSEFTSASLLEMMALVEEAGFPPGVINVVTGFGNEVGPTLVEHPQVAKVAFTGSDATGQKIYEGAARGLKRVSLELGGKSPNIVFDDANLDNAVNGAIAGIFAAVGQACIAGSRMLVQESVHDAFVEKLLKAAATIKMGDPMRDETQVGPVANVPQFEKVLSYMEIAKKDGAHLALGGDRAHRPECGKGLFVEPTVFTGVKNSMRIAQEEVFGPILSVIPFRDEEEAIEIGNDILFGLAAGVWTQNMKRAHVMADRLKAGMVWVNTYRMVSYMAPFGGYKRSGLGRENGIEAINEYMQTKTVWMSSGDEPYPFVLR from the coding sequence ATGAAAAAGTACCAAATGTACATTGGGGGGAAGTGGGAGGATCCGGCCTCGGGTGAGTGGTTCGAGACCCTGAACCCTTACACAGCCGAGCCTTGGGCGCTGATCCCGCGCGGCAATGCCGAGGACGCCGCACGCGCCGTGCAGGCGGCGCATCGCGCGATGAATGTCGGTCCATGGCCCAAACTCAATGCCACGCAACGCGGCGCGTTGATGCGCAAGTTGGGCGATCTGATCGCGGCAAATGCAGAGCGGCTGGCCGAGATCGAGGTAAGGGACAACGGCAAGCTGATCAGCGAGATGCGCGGACAGCTGAACTATATTCCCCAATGGTACTATTATTTCGGTGGCCTCGCCGACAAGATCCAGGGCTCGGTCATTCCGATCGATAAGCCCAACATGTTCACCTACACGAAGCATGAGCCCGTTGGTGTGGTCGTCGGGATCATCCCGTGGAACTCGCCGTTGATGCTGGTTGCGTGGAAGCTCGCTCCGGCGCTGGCGGCGGGAAATACCGTGGTGCTCAAGCCTTCGGAATTTACGTCAGCATCGCTGCTCGAAATGATGGCCTTGGTGGAGGAGGCGGGCTTCCCTCCTGGTGTCATCAACGTGGTCACAGGTTTTGGCAACGAGGTTGGACCGACGCTCGTCGAGCATCCTCAGGTCGCCAAAGTGGCCTTCACGGGATCCGACGCGACGGGGCAGAAAATATACGAAGGTGCCGCGCGCGGCCTGAAGAGAGTAAGCTTGGAACTGGGCGGCAAGTCACCGAACATCGTCTTCGACGACGCCAACCTCGACAACGCGGTCAACGGGGCAATCGCCGGCATTTTCGCGGCCGTGGGGCAGGCGTGTATCGCCGGGTCGCGGATGCTGGTGCAGGAATCGGTTCACGACGCCTTCGTCGAAAAACTGTTGAAAGCGGCGGCCACAATCAAGATGGGCGACCCCATGCGCGACGAAACCCAGGTTGGGCCAGTCGCCAACGTGCCGCAGTTCGAAAAGGTGCTCTCCTATATGGAGATCGCCAAGAAGGACGGAGCACATCTGGCTCTGGGGGGTGATCGCGCGCACAGGCCCGAATGCGGAAAGGGTCTTTTCGTGGAGCCTACGGTTTTTACCGGCGTCAAGAACAGCATGCGGATCGCGCAAGAAGAAGTGTTCGGTCCGATTCTGTCCGTGATCCCGTTTCGCGACGAGGAGGAAGCTATCGAGATCGGTAACGACATCCTGTTTGGCCTCGCCGCGGGTGTCTGGACGCAGAACATGAAGCGCGCCCATGTGATGGCCGACCGGCTGAAGGCGGGCATGGTATGGGTCAACACCTACCGCATGGTTAGCTACATGGCTCCCTTCGGGGGCTATAAGCGAAGTGGTCTGGGCCGCGAAAACGGCATCGAAGCCATCAACGAATACATGCAAACCAAAACCGTTTGGATGAGCAGCGGCGACGAACCTTATCCGTTCGTTCTTCGCTAG